In Lacrimispora indolis DSM 755, a genomic segment contains:
- a CDS encoding AraC family transcriptional regulator — translation MEPYLLSSQKQDVNHGTILSPYAHYHCIMPTVLPDVLLHWHVEAEITLVLEGSAIYKIGEETFQSQKGDFIFVAPNTLHSVQPLPGITHISDTLVFHLDMLGYSLMDQYSLAYLHPIYSGFLRPLSHMSQDHPLYPDFSDCISQIFLCVKNKDMYFEMALKEKLHHLFYLLFQHQCFTNPDTAVPIPAHVDKVKKAVKYIQENYQKSISVCELADLCYFSKTHFMSFFKQTVGITCAEYIIQHRLKVAASLLRATGLSISDIAFESGFHNLSNFNRKFKSHYHVTPLEYRRQQII, via the coding sequence TTGGAACCCTATTTGCTGTCATCTCAAAAACAGGATGTAAACCATGGAACCATCCTTTCACCCTATGCCCATTACCACTGTATCATGCCGACGGTTTTGCCTGACGTATTGCTTCACTGGCATGTGGAAGCTGAAATAACTCTAGTTTTAGAAGGGAGCGCCATTTATAAAATCGGAGAGGAAACCTTTCAATCCCAAAAAGGGGATTTCATCTTTGTGGCTCCTAACACACTGCATTCTGTCCAGCCTTTGCCTGGCATCACCCATATTTCCGATACCTTGGTTTTTCATCTGGACATGCTGGGATATTCTCTTATGGACCAATACAGCCTGGCTTATCTTCATCCCATATACAGCGGTTTTCTTCGCCCTCTTTCCCATATGAGCCAGGATCATCCCTTATATCCGGATTTCTCTGATTGCATCAGCCAGATCTTTCTTTGTGTAAAAAATAAAGATATGTATTTTGAAATGGCCCTAAAGGAAAAATTACACCATCTTTTTTATCTGTTATTTCAGCATCAGTGCTTTACAAATCCGGATACTGCGGTTCCCATTCCTGCACACGTTGATAAGGTAAAAAAAGCAGTAAAATATATTCAGGAGAATTATCAGAAATCCATTTCTGTCTGTGAATTGGCAGATTTATGCTATTTCAGCAAAACCCATTTCATGAGCTTTTTCAAACAGACTGTGGGAATTACCTGCGCGGAATATATAATCCAGCACCGCCTTAAAGTAGCAGCAAGCCTTTTAAGGGCAACCGGGTTATCTATTTCAGATATTGCTTTTGAAAGCGGATTTCACAATCTGTCCAATTTCAACCGTAAATTCAAAAGCCATTATCATGTGACACCGTTGGAATACCGCAGGCAGCAGATCATATGA
- the def gene encoding peptide deformylase: MALREIRTFDDSILRKKSKPVEQVNDRIRTILDDMVETLHNTPNGGALAANQIGILRRLVVIDLGDGVRKLINPEVLSAQGEQFEPEACLSFPGWWGKVRRPQSVVVKALDENGCEVEIHASDFLAKCLCHEIDHLDGIVFIDKAEELNED, from the coding sequence ATGGCGTTGAGAGAGATCAGAACCTTTGATGACAGCATTTTAAGGAAAAAGAGCAAACCAGTGGAACAGGTCAATGACCGGATACGGACGATTCTTGATGACATGGTCGAAACGTTACATAATACTCCCAATGGCGGGGCATTAGCTGCCAATCAGATAGGAATATTGAGAAGATTAGTTGTTATTGACCTTGGAGATGGTGTAAGAAAGCTTATTAACCCGGAGGTCTTATCCGCACAAGGGGAACAATTTGAGCCGGAGGCCTGTTTAAGCTTTCCCGGCTGGTGGGGGAAGGTCCGCCGTCCCCAATCTGTTGTTGTAAAAGCTTTGGATGAGAATGGCTGTGAAGTTGAAATACATGCTTCTGATTTTCTGGCAAAATGCCTTTGCCATGAAATAGACCACCTGGATGGAATCGTATTTATTGATAAGGCAGAAGAATTGAACGAAGATTGA
- a CDS encoding helix-turn-helix transcriptional regulator — MKNRIKELREKLGITQEQLGQLVGTSRQAINALETEKNEPSIWLAYDIAQVFHEPIERVFLFEESERKSRADLSRGIKNGVERDQNL; from the coding sequence ATGAAAAACCGCATAAAGGAATTACGTGAGAAGCTTGGCATTACCCAGGAGCAATTAGGACAGCTTGTGGGCACTTCCCGCCAGGCTATAAATGCATTGGAAACAGAAAAAAATGAACCTTCTATCTGGCTGGCTTATGACATCGCACAGGTATTTCATGAGCCGATTGAGCGTGTTTTTTTATTTGAAGAAAGTGAAAGGAAATCTCGTGCAGATTTAAGTAGAGGTATAAAAAATGGCGTTGAGAGAGATCAGAACCTTTGA
- a CDS encoding nucleotidyltransferase domain-containing protein, translating into METIEKKLTVLSRIAKELNQKNVTWAVGASVLLYFKGITREFHDIDIMVAEEDEETLKGVLLSLGNLQPPAPNTGYKTKCFLEFNVDGVDVDAMAGFIIVSKDKEYYFPLKKENIHDHTEVHGITVPLQSLEEWRNYYELMGRVEKVKMIDDKSPLTDSLSGLV; encoded by the coding sequence ATGGAAACTATAGAAAAGAAGTTGACTGTACTGTCACGTATTGCAAAAGAACTGAATCAGAAAAATGTCACATGGGCCGTCGGAGCCTCTGTGCTGTTATATTTCAAAGGGATCACAAGGGAATTTCACGACATAGACATCATGGTTGCCGAGGAAGATGAGGAAACATTAAAAGGTGTTTTATTATCTTTGGGAAATCTTCAGCCGCCTGCTCCTAATACCGGCTATAAAACAAAATGCTTCCTGGAATTCAATGTTGACGGTGTTGATGTTGATGCAATGGCTGGTTTTATCATTGTCAGCAAAGATAAGGAATACTATTTCCCTTTAAAAAAAGAAAATATCCATGATCACACGGAGGTCCATGGAATTACAGTTCCTTTGCAGTCACTGGAGGAATGGCGTAATTACTATGAATTGATGGGACGAGTCGAAAAAGTAAAGATGATTGATGACAAAAGCCCGCTCACGGATTCCCTATCCGGCCTTGTGTAA
- a CDS encoding ATP-dependent Clp protease proteolytic subunit, with protein MNNLIPMVIEQTTHGERSYDIFSKLLNDRIVMLNGSVTNDTASLIIAQMLFLESADCNKDINFYINSPGGSVTDGLAIMDTMNYIKCDVSTISIGQSGSAASLLLASGKKGKRFALKNSEVLIHQPSISGGLQGQATDIRIHSEWLEKTKGKLNEIYCRLTGQPLEKIQEDMERDYYMTAEQAKEYGLIDEILLFRK; from the coding sequence ATGAACAATCTTATCCCCATGGTAATTGAACAGACAACCCACGGAGAGCGTTCTTATGATATTTTTTCCAAACTGTTAAATGACCGTATTGTCATGCTTAACGGCTCGGTGACAAATGACACGGCAAGCCTGATCATAGCGCAGATGCTGTTTTTGGAATCTGCTGACTGCAATAAGGATATTAACTTTTATATCAACAGTCCCGGCGGTTCCGTAACGGATGGGCTCGCCATCATGGATACCATGAACTACATCAAGTGTGATGTTTCCACCATCAGCATAGGCCAGTCGGGAAGTGCGGCCTCATTGCTTCTGGCATCAGGGAAAAAGGGCAAACGCTTTGCGCTGAAAAACAGTGAAGTGCTGATCCACCAGCCGTCAATATCCGGCGGCCTGCAGGGACAGGCTACGGATATCAGAATCCACAGTGAGTGGCTTGAAAAAACAAAAGGAAAGCTTAATGAGATATACTGCAGGCTTACAGGCCAGCCGCTGGAAAAGATCCAGGAGGATATGGAACGGGATTATTATATGACGGCTGAGCAGGCAAAGGAATATGGCTTAATAGACGAAATTTTATTATTCCGAAAATAA
- a CDS encoding helix-turn-helix transcriptional regulator, translating to MDYHSKVRDSLNYIEENLNSKIDLDDLAKKAYLSKYHYHRIFHKLSGESVSRYITRRRMEKAAEELIRTEKPIIDIALEYQYASQESFSRAFFKIYGLTPGKYRRRHGINTDDVISLSSRFNKITNMAA from the coding sequence ATGGATTATCATTCAAAAGTGCGGGATTCACTTAACTATATTGAGGAGAATTTAAACAGCAAGATCGATCTTGACGATCTTGCAAAAAAGGCTTATCTGTCAAAATATCACTATCATAGAATTTTTCACAAACTATCAGGGGAATCCGTTTCCAGATATATAACCAGAAGGCGGATGGAAAAAGCCGCGGAAGAGCTTATCCGGACAGAAAAGCCGATCATTGATATTGCTCTGGAATATCAGTATGCTTCTCAGGAATCCTTTTCAAGGGCTTTTTTTAAGATTTATGGGCTGACGCCGGGGAAATACCGGAGAAGGCATGGCATCAATACAGATGATGTGATCAGTCTCAGCAGCCGCTTTAATAAAATCACAAATATGGCCGCATAA
- a CDS encoding GNAT family N-acetyltransferase, with protein sequence MGSKLLKQAEETAKERGCQYVFLDTFSFQASVFYEKQGYKNVFTLEEYPVTGKRYYFTKTL encoded by the coding sequence ATTGGCAGTAAGCTTTTAAAACAGGCAGAAGAAACGGCAAAAGAACGAGGATGTCAGTATGTATTTCTGGATACGTTCAGTTTTCAGGCGTCTGTCTTCTATGAAAAGCAGGGGTACAAAAATGTGTTTACATTAGAAGAATATCCTGTAACAGGAAAACGATATTATTTTACTAAAACTTTGTAA
- a CDS encoding AraC family transcriptional regulator, whose protein sequence is MKNVHRIEFHTGSKEELLPDFTPDFPYIASCSQLDQFMGRFVPWHWHKPVELFYMESGKMEYCTPKGTVIFPAGSGGMVNSNVLHMARPQAESEKNIQLLHLFDPSFIAGQQGSRIEQKYVTPITAAPQIEIIALYPSDPVQGKILDTIHESFHLSENDFGYEIKLRETLSDIWIQLLAVSRPLLKEKGDSGKTNDKIKSMMVFIHEHYGEKISIPEIAASAFSSERECFRIFHDCLHMTPVEYMKTYRLQMACQMLANTRETITYISHACGLGSSSYFGKVFREYIGTTPLEYRRRWQNNDI, encoded by the coding sequence TTGAAGAACGTTCATAGAATAGAATTCCACACAGGGAGCAAAGAAGAATTGTTGCCTGATTTTACACCTGATTTTCCATACATTGCCTCCTGCTCCCAATTGGATCAATTCATGGGACGTTTTGTTCCGTGGCATTGGCATAAACCCGTGGAACTGTTCTACATGGAAAGCGGGAAAATGGAATATTGTACGCCAAAAGGAACGGTAATATTTCCCGCAGGTTCCGGCGGAATGGTCAATTCCAATGTGCTTCACATGGCAAGGCCTCAGGCGGAATCAGAAAAAAACATTCAGCTCCTTCATCTTTTTGACCCTTCTTTCATAGCCGGGCAGCAGGGAAGCCGCATCGAGCAAAAATACGTTACTCCAATCACCGCAGCCCCTCAGATTGAAATCATCGCACTATATCCTAGTGACCCGGTACAGGGAAAAATTTTAGATACCATTCATGAATCTTTTCATCTTTCTGAGAATGATTTTGGATACGAAATAAAATTGCGGGAGACATTATCTGACATCTGGATTCAGCTTCTCGCCGTGTCCCGCCCCCTGTTAAAGGAAAAGGGAGATTCCGGCAAAACAAATGATAAAATAAAATCAATGATGGTCTTTATCCATGAGCATTATGGAGAAAAGATCTCAATTCCAGAGATTGCCGCCTCCGCTTTTTCCAGCGAACGGGAGTGCTTCCGGATATTCCATGACTGCCTGCACATGACGCCGGTGGAATATATGAAAACCTACCGTTTACAAATGGCCTGTCAAATGCTGGCAAACACCAGGGAAACGATTACGTATATAAGCCATGCATGCGGATTGGGAAGCAGCAGCTACTTTGGAAAGGTCTTTCGGGAGTACATTGGCACCACGCCCCTGGAATACCGCCGCAGATGGCAGAATAATGATATATAA
- a CDS encoding alanine/glycine:cation symporter family protein, with translation MIHRVHELVWGPWLLVLFLGTGIFFTVKTRFFQIRKFPFWWKKTIGSIQEDEAEDKGEVTKFQTACTALAATIGTGNIAGVATALTAGGPGAIFWMWVSAAIGMMTGYAETMLGIRYRYKDRNGAWICGPMVYLERGLKLPVLGMIYSFLCIMVSLGMGSMVQSNSIAETLEYSFGLPPVPIGILLTGIVLLVILGGISRIAFVSERLIPISAGAYMLFSMVVIMSCYDQIPYIFQCILQDAFRPVSVFSGAAGYQISKSLQYGVSRGVFSNEAGLGSMAVLHGAAEDTTPEQQGMWAMFEVFFDTILICTMTAFVILCMTEGDAAGSGYDGAALTAFCFSKRLGTLGEYVVSGAMLIFAFATIIAWYYLGRQAAVYLAESLKKRGSFYVLQRILRGKVYTLLYLGAVFLGCLAKLETVWEFSDIWNGLMALPNIIALFFLMKEVTVPGNTERQAL, from the coding sequence ATGATACATCGTGTACATGAACTGGTATGGGGGCCGTGGCTTTTGGTTTTGTTTTTGGGGACCGGGATCTTTTTTACGGTAAAAACCAGATTTTTTCAGATCAGAAAATTCCCTTTTTGGTGGAAAAAGACCATTGGAAGTATACAGGAGGATGAGGCGGAAGATAAGGGGGAAGTGACGAAATTCCAGACAGCCTGTACGGCTCTGGCAGCTACTATTGGGACCGGGAATATTGCAGGTGTGGCTACCGCACTGACGGCCGGCGGGCCTGGAGCCATATTCTGGATGTGGGTTTCTGCCGCAATCGGCATGATGACAGGTTATGCGGAGACCATGCTGGGGATCCGTTACCGTTACAAGGACCGAAACGGCGCCTGGATATGCGGGCCAATGGTTTATTTGGAACGGGGGCTTAAGCTTCCTGTGCTTGGCATGATATACAGCTTTCTCTGTATCATGGTTTCTCTTGGAATGGGGAGCATGGTACAGTCCAATTCCATTGCGGAAACTCTTGAATACTCCTTTGGCCTTCCGCCGGTTCCCATCGGGATTTTGCTTACGGGAATCGTGTTATTGGTGATTCTGGGGGGGATTTCAAGGATTGCTTTTGTTTCCGAAAGACTGATTCCCATTTCAGCCGGAGCCTATATGCTGTTTTCCATGGTTGTGATCATGTCCTGCTACGATCAGATTCCATACATATTTCAATGTATTCTCCAGGATGCCTTCCGCCCGGTATCCGTCTTTTCCGGGGCAGCAGGCTATCAAATCAGCAAAAGCCTGCAATACGGCGTATCAAGGGGAGTATTTTCCAATGAGGCAGGGCTTGGAAGTATGGCAGTCCTTCACGGCGCGGCAGAGGATACGACTCCGGAACAGCAGGGAATGTGGGCCATGTTTGAAGTGTTTTTTGACACCATTTTGATCTGTACCATGACAGCCTTTGTGATCCTGTGCATGACGGAAGGGGATGCCGCGGGTTCCGGCTATGACGGGGCGGCTTTGACAGCATTTTGCTTTTCAAAACGCTTAGGCACCTTGGGAGAATATGTGGTATCAGGCGCCATGCTGATTTTTGCCTTTGCAACCATCATTGCATGGTACTATCTGGGGCGCCAGGCTGCCGTATATTTAGCGGAAAGCCTAAAAAAACGCGGATCCTTCTATGTCTTACAGCGCATTTTAAGAGGAAAGGTTTATACCCTGCTTTATCTGGGGGCCGTATTCCTTGGGTGCCTGGCAAAGCTGGAGACTGTATGGGAATTTTCCGATATCTGGAATGGGCTGATGGCCCTTCCCAATATCATTGCCCTGTTCTTCCTGATGAAGGAGGTAACGGTTCCTGGAAATACAGAAAGACAGGCACTGTAA
- a CDS encoding zinc dependent phospholipase C family protein, giving the protein MPGFTTHYLLGVKVFNDMPNTPLKRIISKYRWLYQLGLQGPDMFFYNIPILRHRDYRNVGSYMHENHVHDFFVSCLNHLSQIESKQQREQAISYMSGYFCHYIGDSICHPYVYGRIEYDVKNSGNYHHGLHAMLENDIDALLLMKYKRKKPSQFNQAATICLNGQEMQFISSFLSVCINEAYYPLNYRNNFRVTSKMVSRSILAMRLGCRTLADPSSRKKNSIEFMESLFLRTPLASRKLVTDIPPDPVVTMNLNHETWCNPWNRRLASQASFPELFHQSMAKCSDVFYLLNEELTSTVPLKSLDHNKLLKELGNYSYHSGLSVDP; this is encoded by the coding sequence ATGCCCGGTTTTACCACTCACTATCTGCTGGGAGTCAAAGTTTTTAATGACATGCCCAACACCCCTTTAAAGCGTATAATCTCCAAATACCGCTGGCTATATCAGCTAGGCCTTCAGGGACCGGATATGTTTTTTTACAATATACCCATTCTTCGTCACAGGGATTACCGCAACGTAGGCTCCTATATGCATGAAAACCATGTACACGATTTTTTTGTTTCCTGCCTAAACCATTTATCCCAAATCGAGTCCAAGCAGCAAAGAGAGCAGGCCATTTCCTATATGAGCGGCTACTTCTGCCATTACATCGGCGACTCCATCTGCCACCCTTACGTGTACGGCAGGATCGAATATGACGTAAAAAACTCCGGCAACTATCATCACGGGCTACATGCCATGCTGGAAAATGATATTGATGCACTGCTATTAATGAAATACAAAAGGAAAAAGCCATCTCAATTTAACCAGGCCGCCACCATCTGCTTAAACGGCCAGGAGATGCAGTTCATCTCCAGCTTTTTGTCAGTATGCATCAACGAAGCCTACTACCCGTTAAACTACCGAAATAACTTCCGGGTAACCTCCAAGATGGTATCCCGGTCCATTCTGGCGATGCGTTTAGGCTGCCGGACCCTTGCAGATCCCTCCAGCCGCAAGAAAAACAGCATTGAATTCATGGAATCTCTTTTTCTGCGCACGCCCCTTGCTTCCCGGAAGCTGGTTACAGACATTCCGCCGGATCCTGTTGTCACCATGAATTTAAACCATGAAACCTGGTGTAATCCCTGGAACCGCCGCCTTGCCTCCCAGGCCTCCTTTCCGGAACTCTTCCACCAGTCCATGGCCAAATGCAGTGACGTGTTCTATCTTCTGAACGAAGAACTGACCTCAACGGTCCCCCTAAAAAGCCTGGACCACAATAAGCTTTTAAAAGAGCTTGGCAATTATTCCTACCACAGCGGTCTGTCAGTTGACCCATAA
- a CDS encoding BCCT family transporter, whose translation MDHNEKKALLKKLDWITTLIPFIIIILLCLVFTISPGGSANTLAAIRAFLGDELGSYYLIIGLFTFLCSLYIAFSKYGSIKLGNLEKPQYSNFKWGTMMFTAGLAADILFYSLCEWILYAGEPHITDLGTMQDWASTYPLFHWGPIPWSFYMILAAAFGFMLHVKKRTKQKYSEACRPLLGRHVDGFWGKLIDLVAVFALLAGTATTFSLATPLLSMAVSRVTGLPESRLLTIAILVIICIVYTVTVYYGMKGVAKLAASCTYLFFGLLLYVLIGGGEARYTIETGITAIGNLTQNFIGLSTWTDALRTSSFPQNWTIFYWAYWMVWCVATPFFIGTISKGRTIKQTILGGYIFGLSGTFTSFIILGNYSLALQTKGVLDVLGIYTSTGNLYQTIMAIFETLPFAKLGLILLALTMIAFYATSFDALAIVASSYSYKELPEDEEPDKHVKLFWSVLLMLFPIALIFSENSMANLQTVSIIAAFPIGIIILLIIFSFFKDAKEYLNNK comes from the coding sequence ATGGACCACAATGAGAAAAAAGCTTTGTTAAAAAAGCTGGACTGGATAACAACCCTGATTCCTTTTATAATCATCATCCTTTTATGCCTTGTTTTTACTATAAGTCCCGGTGGGTCTGCAAATACTCTGGCTGCTATCCGTGCATTCTTGGGGGATGAACTGGGAAGCTACTATCTTATTATCGGGCTTTTTACCTTTCTGTGCTCCCTGTATATTGCGTTTTCCAAATATGGTTCCATCAAGCTGGGAAACTTAGAAAAGCCCCAGTATTCAAACTTCAAATGGGGTACCATGATGTTTACCGCCGGTCTGGCTGCTGACATCCTGTTCTATTCCCTTTGCGAATGGATTCTCTATGCAGGGGAGCCCCATATTACAGATCTGGGCACCATGCAGGATTGGGCCTCCACCTACCCGCTGTTTCACTGGGGCCCTATTCCCTGGAGCTTCTATATGATACTGGCAGCGGCGTTCGGCTTCATGCTTCATGTAAAAAAACGGACAAAACAAAAATACTCGGAAGCCTGCCGCCCGCTTTTAGGACGCCATGTAGACGGATTTTGGGGAAAGCTCATTGACTTAGTCGCAGTATTTGCCTTATTGGCCGGTACTGCAACCACCTTTTCTCTGGCAACTCCCCTCCTTTCCATGGCTGTCAGCAGGGTAACCGGACTTCCGGAATCCAGGCTGCTGACCATTGCAATCCTGGTCATCATCTGTATCGTTTACACGGTCACGGTTTACTATGGGATGAAAGGGGTTGCAAAACTGGCGGCTTCCTGTACCTACTTATTCTTTGGCTTACTCCTCTATGTGCTGATCGGCGGCGGAGAAGCCAGATATACCATTGAAACGGGAATTACGGCAATTGGAAACCTGACCCAGAACTTTATTGGCCTGTCCACCTGGACCGATGCCCTGCGAACCTCTTCCTTCCCCCAGAACTGGACCATCTTTTACTGGGCTTACTGGATGGTATGGTGTGTGGCGACCCCCTTCTTTATCGGAACCATCAGCAAAGGACGTACCATTAAACAGACCATACTCGGAGGATATATCTTTGGACTTTCCGGAACCTTTACCTCCTTTATTATATTAGGAAATTACAGCCTTGCTCTCCAAACCAAGGGAGTGCTGGATGTGCTGGGCATTTACACATCAACCGGAAACCTATACCAGACCATTATGGCCATTTTTGAGACTCTGCCCTTTGCAAAGCTGGGGCTGATCCTTTTGGCACTCACCATGATCGCATTTTACGCAACCTCCTTTGATGCCCTGGCAATCGTCGCTTCCTCCTATTCCTACAAGGAGCTTCCTGAGGATGAGGAGCCGGATAAGCATGTAAAGCTGTTCTGGTCCGTGCTTTTAATGCTGTTTCCCATTGCTCTCATATTTTCTGAGAATTCCATGGCCAATTTGCAAACCGTTTCCATTATTGCAGCGTTTCCCATAGGAATTATCATTCTTCTAATTATTTTCAGTTTCTTTAAGGATGCAAAGGAATATTTGAACAATAAATAG